A genomic segment from Ciona intestinalis chromosome 10, KH, whole genome shotgun sequence encodes:
- the LOC113474585 gene encoding uncharacterized protein LOC113474585 — protein MEIHHPDRSEKCEEEARLVEQLKLACDKDNKEVDLKKSSQAFHGMAKLYAANTEHEKLNYIRSAALFNAAIIRDKGNTEIKKNLDNLCSTVLNAAKAKIEDENLVQFSIEVKRKLENYREELKSVELLLIPDDVKGEELVALQKQKIDSVRKMQHDVTANYTELMKYVSDKCEKIMGKPPCKYTVVGMGSLACAQITLYSDFEHVIVLDDKVGNMKKKKRKKVMGYFRWFTTIFHIIVINLGETIIPAVAIPTLNGEKENWFYDGMFPRGVCFDSMLPQTSKMPLGRQQQTKNKPWKTELIKPVAEMVKYLDSEVDLNEGYHLADILSKTCYVAGDQSLYKDFKQRANLIVVANDITSDFVKVKKQVEEDLLNFSIRDEIIESRFNVKKNNIKRLIYRNATLFIIALGRFHYIQKSSCFDILDELKEIGIFNEQITHQLKFMVAVALEIRLKMYMKYEKQEDSISDISVKDFEGVFLNLKDLVGKTSLIEFTNTVVLLTKFLKDHDFSLFDSKVENLRSKMHTFVMWQMKQEFVTECQIFIEDTTELHFETAMLLIAMPSNFAMPDLVRKIGRKALKYCKSWCVDCRELQRSRKTQSFLDS, from the coding sequence atggaAATACACCATCCAGACAGAAGTGAAAAATGTGAAGAGGAAGCCAGACTTGTTGAACAGTTGAAGCTGGCTTGTGATAAGGACAATAAAGaagttgatttaaaaaaatcatcacAAGCATTTCATGGAATGGCCAAGTTATATGCAGCAAATACTGAACATGAAAAGTTAAACTATATACGCAGTGCTGCACTTTTCAATGCAGCTATTATTCGGGACAAGGgaaatacagaaataaaaaaaaatttggacaacttgtGCAGCACTGTTCTTAATGCAGCAAAGGCAAAAATTGAAGATGAAAATTTGGTCCAATTTTCAATAGAAGTGAAGCGGAAACTTGAAAATTACCGAGAAGAATTAAAAAGTGTTGAACTTCTTTTAATACCAGATGATGTAAAAGGAGAAGAACTTGTTGCTTtgcagaaacaaaaaatagacAGCGTGAGAAAAATGCAACATGATGTCACCGCAAATTACACTGAGTTAATGAAGTATGTGTCTGACAAATGTGAAAAGATAATGGGGAAGCCACCGTGTAAATACACAGTTGTAGGAATGGGGTCATTAGCTTGTGCCCAGATTACTCTGTATTCTGATTTTGAGCATGTTATTGTTCTGGATGATAAAGTTGGgaacatgaaaaaaaagaaaagaaagaaggTTATGGGATACTTCAGGTGGTTTACCACTATCTTTCACATTATTGTCATCAACCTCGGAGAAACCATAATTCCTGCAGTCGCAATTCCAACACTAAACGGTGAGAAGGAAAACTGGTTTTATGATGGCATGTTTCCCAGAGGAGTCTGCTTCGATAGCATGCTGCCACAGACCAGCAAAATGCCTCTTGGCAGGCAACAGCAAACTAAAAACAAGCCTTGGAAAACAGAATTAATTAAGCCAGTAGCGGAAATGGTAAAATACTTGGACAGTGAAGTCGATTTGAATGAAGGATATCATCTTGCTGATATTTTGTCCAAAACTTGCTACGTAGCTGGTGATCAATCTTTgtataaagattttaaacaaagagcaaACTTAATTGTTGTTGCAAATGACATAACTAGTGACTTCGTAAAAGTGAAAAAACAGGTAGAAGAGGATCTACTAAACTTCAGTATACGTGACGAAATCATAGAATCTAGATTTaatgtcaaaaaaaataatataaaacgtCTGATATACAGAAATGCCACTTTATTCATAATAGCTCTCGGCAGATTTCATTACATCCAAAAATCCTCTTGCTTTGATATATTGGATGAATTAAAAGAGATTGGAATTTTCAATGAACAAATCACACACCAATTAAAGTTTATGGTGGCTGTGGCATTGGAGATAAgattgaaaatgtacatgaaGTATGAAAAGCAAGAAGATAGTATTTCTGACATTTCTGTTAAAGATTTTGAAGGagtatttttgaatttaaaagaTCTAGTTGGCAAAACAAGTTTGATTGAATTTACTAATACTGTAGTACTGCTTACTAAGTTCTTGAAAGATCATGATTTCAGCTTATTTGATAGTAAAGTAGAAAACCTGAGATCCAAAATGCATACATTCGTTATGTGGCAAATGAAGCAAGAATTTGTAACTGAATgccaaatatttatagaagATACAACAGAGCTTCATTTTGAAACTGcaatgttgttaattgctatGCCATCAAATTTTGCGATGCCCGACCTTGTTCGGAAGATTGGAAGAAAAGCATTGAAGTATTGTAAAT
- the LOC100182729 gene encoding uncharacterized protein LOC100182729, whose translation MVQRNGKNKSERRIYILKRRYYLSLTSLPISSVVTVYIYYCNMLTEEQLRMLRSAVFYDPSKVPNDLPPFDVTAEDISIEQLKKLNERLRKFSKNLLFDKYTFIKECDIGSLTGKQILQLFMKILNEPENYQAGNCLLFSIDGKTEIACGIEGTGYLMVRKCKRKDCDKKMYEKIFDDEEFANYPQARDKHWSKNFDPKKIEGIRKQVSDQLKKFLNSSVESCEPCYRCPFLRMLEKIAKLEVNRDGMLEEIIQLHQVPVAACVKLAVDSQQTGKLQQVFGSRGVHDDIKVKIKRKYAAEHGVEISDDELLQRTLKKKKRLRIKAAKQIIQSSFVEQNENGSYNDDVIKQVAKDVREFFM comes from the exons ATGGTACAGAGAAACGGCAAGAACAAAAGCGAGAGAaggatatatattttaaaacgtcGCTACTACCTTTCATTAACAAGTTTACCGATCAGCAGCGTCGTCacagtttacatttattattgcaATATGTTGACTGAAGAACAACTCAGAATGTTACGAAGCGCAGTGTTTTACGATCCAAGTAAAGTTCCAAATGATCTACCCCCGTTTGATGTGACTGCTGAGGACATCAGTATTgagcaattaaaaaaattgaatgaacGCCTGCgcaaattttcaaaaaatttactATTTGATAAATATACCTTCATCAAAGAATGCGACATCGGTTCACTTACTGGGAAGCAAATCTTGCAGTTGTTCATGAAAATATTGAACGAACCGGAAAACTATCAAGCTGGGAATTGTCTTTTATTCTCCATTGACGGAAAAACTGAAATTGCTTGTGGCATCGAAGGTACAGGGTATTTAATGGTTCGAAAGTGTAAGCGAAAGGACTGCGATAAAAAAATGTACGAAAAGATATTTGACGACGAAGAATTTGCTAATTATCCACAAGCCCGCGATAAACATTGGTCAAAGAATTTCgatccaaaaaaaatagaagGGATACGTAAACAAGTATCAGATCAACTAAAAAAGTTTCTAAACAGCTCCGTGGAAAGTTGCGAACCATGTTACCGATGTCCCTTTCTGCGTATGCTTGAGAAAATAGCAAAGTTGGAAGTAAATAGAGATGGAATGCTGGAGGAAATCATACAACTACATCAGGTTCCAGTTGCAGCTTGCGTTAAGTTAGCTGTAGATTCTCAACAAACTGGAAAGCTACAACAAGTGTTTGGATCGCGTGGTGTTCACGATgacattaaagttaaaatcaaaCGAAAATACGCGGCAGAGCACGGTGTCGAAATATCTGATGATGAGTTGTTACAGCGCACACTGAAGAAAAAGAAACGATTGAGAATCAAAGCGGctaaacaaattatacaaaG TTCTTTCGTggaacagaatgaaaatggAAGTTAcaacgatgacgtcattaagcaAGTGGCAAAAGATGTGAGAGAATTCTTCATGTGA
- the LOC104266132 gene encoding uncharacterized protein LOC104266132, protein MLTEEQLRMLRSAVVYDPSKVPTDLPDFNVTDDSSMEQLKSKMNDRLSKIEHKFPSDEYNFIEECDIGSLTGKQILQLFMKILNDPTKYQPGNCLMFSMERKAEVAFAINDTRSFEVRTVTRDDKRDKRMYQKIFDEQHKFKPNKRWSSTPRTRANIRKRVPKQIKLFLNNEVNNCESGYRCAFLGMLQELARVEKRIEEGPYKVVYSQLQQVPVAACVKLAVEVKPSQTGNLQQVFGSHGVHDDIEDKIKQEYAAEHGVEISSDELYKLTLQEKKRMRFKAAEEIIQSSFVEQNEDGSYNDDVIKQEANDVREFFM, encoded by the exons ATGTTGACTGAAGAACAACTTAGAATGTTACGAAGCGCAGTGGTTTATGATCCAAGTAAAGTTCCAACTGATCTGCCCGACTTTAATGTGACGGATGACAGTAGTATGGAgcaattaaaaagcaaaatgaaTGACCGCTTAAGCAAAATTGAACACAAATTCCCATCTGATGAATATAACTTCATCGAAGAATGCGACATCGGTTCACTCACTGGGAAGCAGATCTTGCAGTTGTTCATGAAAATATTGAACGACCCAACAAAATATCAGCCCGGgaattgtttaatgttttccaTGGAACGGAAAGCCGAAGTAGCTTTTGCAATTAATGATACACGGAGTTTCGAGGTTCGCACAGTTACACGGGATGATAAACGTGATAAAAGAATGTACCAAAAGATTTTTGATGAACAACATAAATTCAAACCAAATAAACGTTGGTCAAGCACGCCACGGACAAGAGCAAATATTCGCAAGCGAGTACCTAAGCAAATTAagctatttttaaacaacgaGGTGAACAATTGCGAGTCGGGTTACCGATGTGCTTTCCTAGGAATGCTTCAAGAGTTAGCTAGGGTGGAGAAGCGTATTGAAGAAGGGCCGTATAAAGTGGTTTACTCTCAACTACAGCAGGTTCCAGTTGCAGCTTGCGTTAAGTTAGCTGTTGAAGTAAAACCTTCACAAACCGGAAATCTACAACAAGTGTTTGGTTCGCATGGTGTTCACGATGACATTGAAGATAAAATCAAACAAGAATACGCAGCGGAGCACGGTGTCGAAATATCCAGCGATGAGTTGTATAAGCTGACACTGCAGGAAAAGAAACGAATGAGGTTCAAAGCGGCTGAAGAAATTATACAAAG TTCTTTCGTGGAACAGAATGAAGATGGAAGTTAcaacgatgacgtcatcaagcaAGAGGCAAACGATGTGAGAGAATTCTTCATGTGA
- the LOC100179588 gene encoding uncharacterized protein LOC100179588, whose amino-acid sequence MVKACVVERWNLPEIGYEQNEKGNVTKIYCKLCKQVYADQYEITVHGAVVNQMRKWVDGTGVIKKFNAIKHLESSGQHRTAVLQLGEAANTQDGSPGPSKNTVPINRRQIKEILNEEQKQQLIKKFQVVHFMAANTLSFRLYPTVCQFLSNKETFDINLGLGYRNDKAASEILQYLSQAILEKDITEPLNTRSRLYFSILFDGCSSAKKPNDKKEVFVIKTCQGGVPTFDVLSIEDLEDIDAAGFKAALNKSVQKAGFTFIRQQREIGLGGDATATNKAVHRLEREDLGDHVVMVSCPSHKVEMAIHQAFDSSAASKEANELMTMVYGLFKSSSLRWRLFKRTAAFLGMPHLRFKPCFNLSGSSWVGHQITAIETFLFNLPTLIEFCSDQLSSPHNNIMKKDKARLEGVMRKCTSLKSIIMLAVKHDVLNMVKPCSLALKDVNLLMPCTITAVQAFMSSITCLMENLQNDGGKALNDSSAFQFLHTNVLPNIQESEDSSTYSFHSHKLSECTGGLDATLQAVSEELRTVAHELVESLTSRLQNLTKDPIFVNAAMVLDVASYGAMSVQEIRKAYSVVEERFHQPLTNNKCIFGRVETEIRTIQSHRMLFLKQSSNEVAWQQLFRLKKKLQISNALQIVEICMVLPFTNAKVEHIFSSFTKKQRSERLNNKSELALLRICGKDSGYEKQDYSHAVNLFLTAFPDGKTRKKTRRLEGYDMARKKSKLNQDDQPALPVVNIKDVSTGDISSEAWTSDSDNEKDV is encoded by the exons ATGGTCAAAGCATGTGTGGTTGAGAGATGGAATCTACCAGAAATTGGATATGAACAGAACGAGAAAGGCAACGTGACGAAAATCTACTGCAAACTGTGCAAACAGGTTTATGCTGACCAATATGAAATTACGGTTCACGGAGCAGTTGTAAATCAAATGCGAAAATGGGTTGATGGTACTGGagtcataaaaaaattcaatgcaataaaacatttagAGAGTTCTGGCCAGCACAGAACTGCTGTACTGCAACTAGGAGAAGCAGCAAATACCCAGGATGGCTCTCCAGGCCCATCCAAAAACACTGTTCCAATTAATCGAAGACAGATAAAGGAAATACTAAATGAAGagcaaaaacaacagttaatcaaaaaatttcaGGTTGTGCATTTCATGGCGGCAAATACACTTTCGTTTAGACTCTACCCAACAGTTTGCCAGTTTCTCTCCAATAAAGAAACATTTGATATCAATCTTGGATTAGGTTATCGTAACGACAAAGCAGCATCCGaaattttgcaatatttgTCTCAAGCTATACTGGAAAAGGATATTACAGAGCCACTAAATACTAGATCTAGATTATacttcagtattttatttGATGGTTGTTCTAGTGCAAAAAAACCTAATGATAAAAAAGAAGTATTCGTAATTAAAACTTGCCAAGGTGGTGTGCCAACATTTGATGTTTTATCAATCGAGGACCTCGAAGATATCGACGCTGCTGGTTTTAAAGCGGCCCTGAATAAATCTGTACAAAAAGCTGGCTTTACTTTCATTCGGCAGCAACGAGAAATTGGATTGGGGGGAGATGCGACCGCCACAAATAAGGCTGTACATCGTCTTGAAAGAGAAGATTTAGGCGACCATGTAGTAATGGTGTCGTGTCCCTCTCATAAGGTTGAGATGGCAATCCACCAAGCATTTGATTCAAGTGCAGCCAGCAAAGAAGCTAATGAACTTATGACAATGGTGTATGGCCTATTCAAGAGTTCGTCTCTAAGGTGGAGGCTGTTTAAAAGAACCGCAGCTTTTCTAG GTATGCCTCATCTTAGATTTAAACCTTGTTTTAATCTAAGTGGTTCAAGCTGGGTTGGCCATCAGATCACAGCTATTGAAACATTTCTATTTAACTTACCAACACTGATAGAATTTTGTTCAGACCAACTCTCTTCTCCACATAACAACATAATGAAAAAGGACAAAGCCAGGTTGGAAGGAGTGATGAGAAAATGCACTTCTTTAAAGAGCATTATCATGCTAGCTGTCAAACACGATGTGTTAAATATGGTTAAGCCATGCTCTCTTGCATTAAAAGATGTAAACTTGCTCATGCCCTGTACTATTACAGCAGTTCAAGCATTTATGTCATCTATTACATGCTTGATGGAAAATCTACAGAACGATGGTGGAAAAGCTCTTAATGACAGCTCTGCATTTCAGTTCCTTCACACAAATGTTCTTCCCAACATACAAGAATCTGAGGATTCTTCAACATATAGTTTTCATAGTCACAAATTGAGTGAGTGCACTGGTGGCCTGGATGCAACCTTACAAGCAGTATCAGAAGAATTGCGCACAGTGGCTCATGAATTAGTTGAATCACTAACAAGCAGGCTGCAAAATCTGACCAAAGATCCAATCTTTGTAAACGCAGCAATGGTGTTAGATGTGGCATCTTATGGAGCAATGTCAGTACAAGAAATAAGGAAAGCATATTCTGTGGTGGAGGAGAGATTTCATCAACCTTTAACCAataataagtgtatttttgGAAGAGTGGAGACAGAGATACGTACAATACAAAGCCATCGCATGCTTTTCCTCAAGCAGTCTTCAAATGAGGTTGCTTGGCAACAATTGTTTCGTTTGaagaaaaagttacaaattagTAATGCTTTGCAAATTGTTGAAATTTGTATGGTGCTTCCTTTTACAAATGCTAAAGTGGAACATATATTTTCCTCTTTTACTAAAAAACAACGCAGCGAACGCTTAAACAACAAATCAGAGCTAGCTTTATTGAGAATATGTGGGAAAGATAGTGGTTATGAAAAGCAGGACTACTCCCATGCTGTCAATCTCTTTCTAACTGCTTTTCCTGATGGCAAAACCAGGAAAAAGACAAGGAGACTTGAAGGGTATGATATGGCACGGAAGAAATCTAAGTTAAACCAAGACGATCAACCAGCATTACCAGTGGTAAATATTAAAGATGTTTCCACTGGTGATATATCAAGTGAAGCATGGACCAGTGACAGTGACAATGAAAaagatgtttaa